In the genome of Tsukamurella paurometabola DSM 20162, the window CTGGCGCACGGAGGGGTTGAACCGGATCTTGAACATGTAACGCGGTGTGTCCGAATCATTGCGACGACCGCCGTGCCAGATGCCATGGTGCAGAAGAACGACGGTGCCTGCTGGACAGGTGAGGCGACGTTGGCCGACGAGGTTCTGATAGCGCCCGATCCTGGTCTCGTTGATCCGTCGCAGGTGCGTCCCGGGCACGCTGAGCGTGCCACCCTGTTCGAGCGTCACTGCGTGCGGGTAATACATGAGCTGGACGTCGAACGCGGTCTCCCGCGGATCGAGCACGGCGTCGGCATGCATGTTCTGCGCCTCGCCGCCGCGGGCCTCGCGGATGTGCACGTGATGGTGGTCGATCCGCGGGTCGGGCCCCACGAGGCTGTGCACGGCACCCGCGATCGCGGGGAGGTCGAGGAGTTCGCGTGCGAACGATCCCCGGGGGTAGGCCACATCGAGCGGGGTGCCGTACGGGTGCTCCGGGATTCCGGCATCGAGGACGGCTATCGCGCGATCGTTGAGCGCCTGAGGGACAACGGCGTCGAGGGTCACGGCGCGCGTCGCGACGAACCGTGCCATCTCCACGGAGGACAAGAGGTGCTTGCGGTCTGGGGTGGTGGTCATGCTGAAAAACGCTAGATCCGCAAGCCGCCGAAGTCGTGGGTCACGCCGGTCCGAAAATGGTAAAT includes:
- a CDS encoding phytanoyl-CoA dioxygenase family protein; amino-acid sequence: MTTTPDRKHLLSSVEMARFVATRAVTLDAVVPQALNDRAIAVLDAGIPEHPYGTPLDVAYPRGSFARELLDLPAIAGAVHSLVGPDPRIDHHHVHIREARGGEAQNMHADAVLDPRETAFDVQLMYYPHAVTLEQGGTLSVPGTHLRRINETRIGRYQNLVGQRRLTCPAGTVVLLHHGIWHGGRRNDSDTPRYMFKIRFNPSVRQLRLWNTDDIASPEVLEILTQTPQWAPGDEGRLEQINRAKLWRALTGDDTFDIDYYLTRAAITPTFVAPAATDTRLAASDRSAGANL